The DNA sequence GGGGCTCATAAAATGGCACTCGCAGCGAGCCGGGTCATTCTAGAAACGCGGGAGCTTTTAGCCGAGCTTTTCAACGTCAAAGATTCCGCAAACATAGTTTTCACTCTCAATGCCACCGAAGCCATAAACTTGGGACTCAAGGGGCTCCTTAAGCCCGGCGATCATGTCATCACCACGAGCATGGAGCACAATGCCGTGACCAGACCCTTAAAGGATTTAGAAGCACAAGGGATCAAGGTTACGAAGATAAAGTGCTCTCAGGAGGGCCATCTTGACCTCGATGATCTCCGGGACTCCATCTCACAAGATACTAAAATCATCGTGATGACCCATGCCTCAAACGTCACGGGGACACTGATGCCCATCGAGGCCGCTGGGGAAATCGCACGGGAAAAGGCCATTTTTTTCATGGTCGACGCAGCTCAAACCGCTGGGATTTTCTCCATAGACGTTGAGGACATGAACATCGATCTTTTGGCCTTTTGTGGGCATAAGGGACTTTTGGGACCTCAAGGCACGGGCGGTCTTTACATAAATCCCAATATCGATCTCAAGGAGCTAAAACAGGGAGGCACGGGCGGATATTCTGAGGCCCCATTCCAGCCGCGAATCCGGCCGGAGAGATACGAGGCGGGAACCCCAAATACGCCCGGGATCGCCGGTTTGGGAGCGAGCTTAAAATTCATTCGAGATATAGGACTTCAAAGCATCCATGATTTGGAGAGGGATCTTACTCTTCATTTATTGGAGGGATTGAAGAAAGTGCCCCGGATTAAACTCTATGGACCACAAGCCGGGGAGGAGAGAGCACCGGTGGTTTCCCTGAATGTGGAGGGAATGAATCCCCACGAAGTGGAGTTCATTTTGGATCAGACCTTCGATATTACAGTTCGGGCTGGGCTACACTGTGCACCAGATGCTCATAGGACCATCGGCACAGAGGAGCTTGGGGCAGTAAGATTCAGTATCGGATACTTCAACACAATGGAGGATATAGATCAAACCATAGAAGCCATACGATATATTTGTGAAAAAAGTTGACGATATTAGCGCAAGGACTGGGAGAGAAATGACCACCAAATCGAGGAGAAATTATCTCTTTTTTATCTCAATTTTTCTCGTCATTGGATTCTTCGTCCTGTTCTGCCCCGTGAGGATCGAGGCAAGGGAGGGCAGAAAGTCCATTCTCATTGTCATCGATGGAATTGGCATCGAGGATTTAAGCCACCGCGATTTAACCCATCTCCAGGGGCTGATCGAAAAAGGCGCCATAGGATTGATGAATACCAGGACGGCTTCAAGGATATCCCCCGCTAACAATTATCTCTCCATTGGAGCGGGAGCGAAAGCAGAAGGCGGAGCCTTTGGGGGTTTAGCTTTTAATTCTTCCGAGGTTTATGAAACAAATCCCGCTGGTGAAATCTTCTGGCAGCGGACGGGGATAAAACCTCCGCCAAAGGGAGTAGTCACCTTGACCATTGCCAATATTTCACGTAGAAGCAAAAGACTTCCCTGGAATATTTTTCCAGGAAGCCTGGGGAAGGCTTTGAAGGAGGCGAAACTCAAAGCCGGAGTCCTCGGAAACGCCGATGTGGATCAAGAATTCCATCGAGAGATATCCTTAATATCCATGGATCAACTGGGAAGAATTCCCTTTGGAGATGTTGGGCAGGATATCCTTCAAAGGAGCCCAAGAAGTCCGGGTGGTTGGCAGACGGATTGCGACACCCTCCTCTCTAAATCTCTTTACCTCTTAAGAAAAGTTGATTTTCTGGCGATAGAGACCGGCGATACATCGCGGGTTAATGCCCGCTCCCCACTACTCATGGATTGGAGGGTATCCAGCGGGAGAAAATCTGCTTTAAAGCGAGCGGACGAGTTCATCGGGAGGCTGATCTCCCGGATTGATTTGGAGAAGACCCTCGTCATCGTGGTTACACCGACTCCCTCAATTAAGATGGTCAACGAGGGCAATAATCTCACACCCATCATCGTGGTCGGGGGAGGCATAAAACCCGGGATACTCACCTCTGAAACCACCAGAAGCCATGGAATCGTGAGCAACATCGACATTGCTCCGACCATACTCTCATACCTCGAAGCCAAAATTCCTCACGAAATGTTAGGATATCCCCTTCAATCGGAACCACAAGACCAATCCATTTCCTATTTGCTCTCCCTTAATGAGCGAATATTTAATAGGTCCAAAATTCGTGTTCCCGCACTAAAAATGTACGTCACCATCATCGCACTCGTTCTGATCATCTCCACCATATTTTTGCTCATGGGCACAACTCATAAGCGGCTCAGAGTTCTGCAGTTTCTGTTGCTGTGGCTTATCTGTGTCCCTGTCACCTTGCTTTTTTTGCCTTTTTCGATTTATTCTTCCCTCATCTTGACTACGATTTTGGCCTTCCTGGGAAGCGCAGTGGTTGCCTTAATGAGTTTGTTGTCTGGAAGGAGAGTCCTTTCCCCCATCATCTTCATAACTCTGCTCACCTCAAGCGTGCTTTTGCTGGATGTGCTCACGGGTTCTCACCTCATGCAGCGTTCGATCCTGGGATATTGTCCCATCATCGGGGCACGATTCTACGGTATAGGCAACGAATACATGGGGATTTTAATCGGTTCAAGCATCGCCGGAATTACCGCGCTCATGGACGTACCAAATTTTACTCGAAAATCCCATGTAATGTTGGCTGGACTGATCTTTCTGTGCTTGGTTGTCATATTCGGGCATCCAGCTCTGGGAGCCAATGTCGGAGGGACCATAGCCGCAGTTGTGGGATATCTTATCACCTATTTTGGGCTTCTGAAGCGCAAGATATCTTTGAAATTGATTCTCTTCATCACCCTTGCGGTAATCATTGCCCTTGCATCCCTTATATTCCTCGATTTATTTGGGATATCGCCCCCATCCCATCTGGGGAAGGCCATCACCCTAATTCGAAGGGGAGGCTCAGGTGAGGGATTAAAGATTATTCAACGAAAGTTCGCCATGAATGTCAGGGGAACCAGGTACACTTTCTGGACGAGGGTCTTGATAGCGGTATTGGTGATTTTCCCCATTTTAATAATCCGACCAGCGGGTATCTTAAGGAAGATAAAAAGCGATTATCCCTGCCTCACTTCGGGGTTGATGGGCATAGCGGTGGCCAGCATTGCTGCCTTTATCTTCAACGATACGGGAGCAGCAGCAGCTGCAACTACCTGCATTTTTGCCGTCGTAACCATCTTGTATATTATAATAGAAGAGCAAAAGGCTTCATTGAGAAAATTAAGGCAATGGGAGGAATGAGATGGAGGATCAGCGATTCGGCTACGAGGAATTCGGATTGGGGCTTCTACTCGGTGTAGCCTTGGGTTCCGTAATTGGTCTGCTCTTAGCCCCTCAATCTGGAGCGGCAACGAGAGAGCAGATCACCAGCAAGGCAACGGGTCTGAAAAGCTCTGTGCAAGAGCTCATTGAGCAAGCCAGGAAGAGCTTGGAACAGGCAGCAGCCAAGGTCGAAAGCGCCCTTGGGCTTGAGGGCAGGAGCATAAGACGGAAGCTGGATAAACTCAGGGCGGAGCTGGAGAAATATAATTTGAACGAGGTTTAAAAAGAGGACAAATTCGGTCATGAAGACTAAGCCAAAAGTGGCTGTTTTAATGGGCGGACGGTCCGCGGAGCGAGAAATTTCCATAATGACTGGAGAGGAAATATATAAGGCTCTGGTTCAGAAGGGTTACCCAGCGGTCAAAGTATATTTGGATGAAAATGTGGTCGAGAATTTAAAGAGGGAAAAGGTGGATGTGGTATTCATCGCCCTCCATGGACGATACGGAGAGGATGGAACTGTTCAAGGAATGTTGGAGATCCTGGGATTGCCATATACCGGTTCGGGGGTTCTGGCCAGCGCTTTAGGCATAAATAAAATTATGGCCAAAAGGATTTTTAAGGCTTCCAGTGTGAACACCGCCGATTTTTGCACCATCTCTCAAGAGGAGTATAAAAAAGATCCAACTTCAGTTAGGGAGAAGGTGATCGAGGAGATAGGGTTTCCTATGGTCATCAAGCCCGCGCGAGAGGGCTCGACCATCGGTTTAAGCGTGGTTCAGAAAAGCGATCAACTCGATGCCGCCCTTCAAGATGCTTTCGAGTACGATGAGCAACTTTTAGTGGAGAAATTCATCGAGGGAACCGAGGTCACCGTGGGCATTTTGGGTGATAAAGACCCCGAGGCATTGCCCACTTTAGAGATCGTCTCTAAAAAAGGGATCTATGACTACCAGGCAAAATATACCCCGGGCATGAGTGAGCATATCATTCCCGCTCGCATTCCCTCAGAGCACCGAAGAGCGGTTCAGGAAATGGCAATCAAGGCCCATAAAGCTCTGGGTTGTCGGGGATTCTCTCGAGTGGACGCCATCGTTACCAGGGAAGGGATTCCCTATATTTTGGAGGTAAATACCATTCCTGGAATGACAAGCCTAAGCCTTTTCCCCGATGCAGCCAGAGTGGCGGGCATTGCATTCCCCGATCTGGTCTCCAGGATAGTGGAAATGGCGCTTGAGAAGTAAATCATTTCCTTGCTATATTCCTTATCGCATCGATGATTATCAGTGGAACCAAAGAAGCCGTAAGGATTATACCCCATTCCCTGGCTCCGAG is a window from the Actinomycetota bacterium genome containing:
- a CDS encoding aminotransferase class V-fold PLP-dependent enzyme, whose translation is MIYLDNAATSYPKPKPVMEAIAECFKRAGSPGRGAHKMALAASRVILETRELLAELFNVKDSANIVFTLNATEAINLGLKGLLKPGDHVITTSMEHNAVTRPLKDLEAQGIKVTKIKCSQEGHLDLDDLRDSISQDTKIIVMTHASNVTGTLMPIEAAGEIAREKAIFFMVDAAQTAGIFSIDVEDMNIDLLAFCGHKGLLGPQGTGGLYINPNIDLKELKQGGTGGYSEAPFQPRIRPERYEAGTPNTPGIAGLGASLKFIRDIGLQSIHDLERDLTLHLLEGLKKVPRIKLYGPQAGEERAPVVSLNVEGMNPHEVEFILDQTFDITVRAGLHCAPDAHRTIGTEELGAVRFSIGYFNTMEDIDQTIEAIRYICEKS
- a CDS encoding YtxH domain-containing protein, giving the protein MEDQRFGYEEFGLGLLLGVALGSVIGLLLAPQSGAATREQITSKATGLKSSVQELIEQARKSLEQAAAKVESALGLEGRSIRRKLDKLRAELEKYNLNEV
- a CDS encoding D-alanine--D-alanine ligase, with translation MKTKPKVAVLMGGRSAEREISIMTGEEIYKALVQKGYPAVKVYLDENVVENLKREKVDVVFIALHGRYGEDGTVQGMLEILGLPYTGSGVLASALGINKIMAKRIFKASSVNTADFCTISQEEYKKDPTSVREKVIEEIGFPMVIKPAREGSTIGLSVVQKSDQLDAALQDAFEYDEQLLVEKFIEGTEVTVGILGDKDPEALPTLEIVSKKGIYDYQAKYTPGMSEHIIPARIPSEHRRAVQEMAIKAHKALGCRGFSRVDAIVTREGIPYILEVNTIPGMTSLSLFPDAARVAGIAFPDLVSRIVEMALEK